A region of Hydrogenimonas cancrithermarum DNA encodes the following proteins:
- a CDS encoding ABC transporter permease: protein MIRTFSALVAKELIGFFRSWGLVAVVLYSFTLDIYIAGKGIEMQAKNIAVGYVDRSGGGMSRKILSRLHMPEFQKPIPFPSQEALSRAIFNREIMVGLIFGSDFEKDLKKRGHAKLDLLLDSVAATQSFQALQYLQNIVLEYADLQMPVVLKIHKLFNQNAETAWFMALAEMLSVITLLGVILTAAVFVREKENGTWDIMLLTPIDPKLIILAKSFSQVLIIVAGVVIATGIVLFGSFDIPINGSIWSFFLLSFFYAFTSAGIGLFVAAISKNMLQVAQFSILIMMPLIFLSGAWTPIHAMDPVLQNLSLISPLRYYIEGSESIFFRGTPFDGLGSYFAGVIGLGSVLYFYGFQKIGKVF from the coding sequence ATGATCCGTACCTTTTCGGCACTCGTAGCCAAGGAACTCATCGGTTTTTTCCGTTCCTGGGGCCTCGTGGCCGTCGTGCTCTACAGTTTCACACTCGATATCTATATCGCGGGGAAGGGGATCGAGATGCAGGCGAAAAATATCGCTGTCGGATATGTCGACCGAAGTGGCGGCGGGATGAGTCGGAAAATTCTGAGCCGTCTGCATATGCCCGAATTCCAAAAACCGATCCCTTTCCCTTCACAGGAGGCGCTGAGCCGTGCCATCTTCAATCGTGAAATCATGGTAGGGCTCATTTTCGGATCCGATTTTGAAAAAGATCTTAAAAAAAGAGGGCACGCAAAGCTCGATCTTCTTCTCGACTCGGTGGCGGCGACACAGAGTTTTCAAGCCCTTCAGTATCTACAAAACATTGTACTCGAATATGCGGACCTGCAGATGCCTGTGGTACTGAAAATTCATAAACTCTTCAATCAAAACGCGGAGACGGCATGGTTTATGGCGCTAGCCGAGATGCTTTCGGTCATCACGCTTCTGGGGGTTATCCTCACCGCAGCCGTGTTCGTGCGCGAAAAGGAGAACGGAACATGGGATATCATGCTGTTGACACCGATCGACCCGAAACTGATCATACTGGCAAAAAGTTTTTCACAAGTGCTCATCATCGTGGCAGGTGTCGTCATCGCGACAGGTATCGTTCTGTTCGGGTCATTCGACATCCCAATCAATGGCTCGATATGGTCTTTTTTCCTTCTTTCGTTTTTCTATGCTTTTACGAGTGCGGGTATCGGCCTTTTCGTGGCTGCAATTTCGAAAAACATGCTTCAGGTCGCCCAATTCTCCATTCTTATCATGATGCCGCTTATCTTTCTCAGTGGAGCATGGACACCTATTCATGCAATGGATCCCGTTTTGCAGAATCTTTCGCTCATCTCGCCCTTACGCTACTATATCGAGGGGAGTGAAAGCATTTTTTTCCGGGGTACGCCGTTTGACGGGCTCGGTAGCTATTTCGCCGGTGTCATTGGGCTTGGAAGT
- a CDS encoding phosphatase PAP2 family protein — protein MQSEIHRKKVLLFLNLTGLALFLSMASTALQGKVPSFDKVAAASFASLHTPFLDRFFVVTTHLNGMLAVLLVSIAVSMLLIGKRRWKALKLYLFTIITAAMVASLLKLFICRERPKEGLLDLSSYAFPSWHATLSATLALIVYTLFVSKIRNGAARIFFGLFLLFWPMLIGFSRIYLNLHWSSDVLGGWGLGLFIATGSVLLFDISGDNGDG, from the coding sequence ATGCAGAGTGAGATCCATCGCAAAAAAGTATTGCTGTTTTTGAATCTTACCGGTCTGGCGCTTTTCCTCTCCATGGCTTCCACTGCACTGCAGGGAAAAGTTCCCTCTTTCGACAAGGTGGCCGCTGCATCTTTCGCATCTTTACATACCCCTTTTCTGGATAGATTTTTCGTCGTGACAACACATCTCAACGGTATGCTCGCCGTTTTACTCGTTTCGATTGCCGTTTCCATGCTGTTGATCGGAAAGAGACGATGGAAAGCACTGAAGCTCTATCTCTTTACCATCATAACGGCAGCGATGGTTGCATCGCTGTTGAAGCTCTTCATCTGCAGAGAGCGTCCGAAAGAGGGTTTGCTGGATCTTTCGAGCTACGCATTTCCGTCATGGCACGCTACACTCTCCGCAACACTTGCATTGATCGTATACACCCTTTTCGTGTCGAAAATCAGAAATGGTGCAGCAAGGATCTTCTTTGGTCTATTTCTTCTTTTTTGGCCCATGCTCATAGGATTCTCGAGGATCTATCTGAATCTTCATTGGAGTTCCGACGTTCTTGGCGGATGGGGATTGGGGCTTTTCATCGCTACGGGCTCGGTACTTCTTTTCGACATCTCCGGAGACAATGGCGATGGCTGA
- a CDS encoding ATP-binding cassette domain-containing protein, translating into MADLDVRNVTVRHKKVTAIENASLSADRGEILGFIGADGAGKSSLMHAIAGVGRFEGEITFEGTVYHTPDEAEPLKSMIGLMPQGIGLVLYKNLTVAEHLEFFARIRNIREDEAHTRYRRKLLEMAGLEPFSERQAGNLSGGMMQKLSLICTLLHRPKLLILDEPTTGVDPLSRLELWEILEEIRHTEGTIALVSTAYMQEAAKMDRVYLFDEGRIIASGTGDALIDTVRDYTYEPAACHNERCIGTGHYTYSLDPLDVPKKRPNLEALFFVNALKQGRTLPPIVVSERESEEPIPPVVMEAKGLTKRFGSFIANDHIDMELRSGEILGLLGANGAGKTTFIKMLLGLYPIDEGELTLLGRPIRSAKDRRDLKAKIGYVSQHFALYKDMTVRENLLYFASMHQIPADKAIRRIERYAEELGFKSFMDMLPTELPLGINQRFSVAAALLHEPVVLFLDEPTSGVDTIARSQFWQMLRLLKERWGIAILITTHYMSEAEFCDRVVLLKQGRKVADDTVENLYKTHPEAKSFEEIFLHYYKERE; encoded by the coding sequence ATGGCTGACCTGGATGTCAGGAACGTTACGGTCCGGCACAAAAAGGTCACGGCAATCGAGAATGCCTCCCTTTCGGCAGATCGGGGCGAAATTCTTGGATTCATCGGAGCTGACGGGGCGGGTAAGAGTTCCTTGATGCACGCCATCGCCGGTGTAGGACGGTTCGAAGGTGAGATCACATTCGAAGGGACCGTCTACCATACACCCGATGAAGCGGAACCCCTGAAGTCCATGATCGGACTGATGCCGCAGGGAATCGGCCTGGTTCTTTACAAAAACCTGACTGTCGCCGAACACCTCGAATTTTTTGCAAGAATCAGGAATATCAGAGAGGATGAGGCGCATACAAGATACAGACGGAAGCTTTTGGAAATGGCAGGCCTCGAACCGTTCAGCGAGCGGCAGGCAGGCAATCTCAGCGGCGGAATGATGCAGAAGCTTTCGCTTATATGTACGCTTCTGCACCGTCCGAAACTGCTGATTCTCGATGAACCGACTACGGGTGTCGATCCGCTCAGCCGGCTCGAGTTGTGGGAGATTCTGGAGGAGATACGTCACACGGAAGGAACCATCGCACTCGTCAGTACGGCCTATATGCAAGAAGCTGCGAAAATGGACAGGGTCTACCTTTTCGACGAGGGAAGAATCATTGCGTCCGGAACGGGTGATGCACTTATCGATACCGTACGCGACTATACCTACGAACCGGCCGCCTGCCACAATGAACGATGTATCGGAACAGGCCACTACACCTATTCTCTCGATCCCCTCGATGTTCCGAAAAAGAGACCGAATCTCGAAGCGCTCTTCTTCGTCAACGCCTTGAAGCAGGGCAGAACACTTCCGCCGATCGTAGTGAGCGAACGTGAGAGTGAAGAGCCGATTCCTCCGGTCGTGATGGAAGCGAAAGGACTCACCAAGCGGTTCGGCAGTTTCATCGCGAACGACCATATCGACATGGAGCTTCGAAGCGGAGAGATCCTGGGTCTTTTGGGCGCCAACGGTGCGGGAAAGACCACCTTTATCAAGATGCTTCTCGGCCTCTATCCGATCGATGAGGGGGAGTTGACACTTCTGGGCCGGCCGATACGCAGCGCGAAAGACCGCCGTGACCTCAAAGCGAAAATCGGGTATGTCAGCCAGCACTTTGCACTCTACAAAGATATGACGGTAAGAGAGAATCTTCTCTATTTTGCGAGTATGCACCAGATTCCGGCCGACAAGGCGATTCGCCGAATCGAACGCTATGCCGAAGAACTCGGTTTCAAATCTTTTATGGATATGCTTCCGACGGAGCTTCCACTTGGGATCAACCAGCGCTTTTCGGTGGCGGCGGCATTGCTGCACGAACCGGTCGTTCTCTTTCTGGACGAACCCACCTCGGGGGTCGACACGATCGCAAGAAGCCAATTCTGGCAGATGCTGAGGCTTCTGAAAGAGCGGTGGGGCATTGCGATCCTCATTACAACCCACTATATGAGCGAAGCGGAGTTCTGTGACCGTGTGGTACTGCTGAAACAGGGCAGGAAAGTGGCCGACGACACTGTCGAAAACCTCTACAAAACCCATCCGGAAGCGAAGAGTTTCGAAGAGATTTTCCTCCACTATTACAAGGAGAGGGAATGA
- a CDS encoding ABC transporter permease, producing the protein MNIGVVKAYMLKEFKELIRSKMIMMVYVMPTMIIILFGYGIRMEVTHARTLIIDNDRSKISHDLTARFEHSKYFDTTVGWMNEDAAMNRIKAAKTDIVIIIPESFEKRLLHRQPTEIAVFIDGAFPVRAATMENYVKGVVFNAATQLVPQIPRKLITIENRNLFNQAMRDENAIVPGLIGLILLVAPAILSALLIVKEKEEGTIFSFFSSPVKKSEFIIAKLVPALLLHSVNIFILFLWATWLFEVPFRGSFTLYWFASELYVLISLGVGMMVSIITRTQIVAIVLTIIITIIPGFLYSGMLMPISSMSGESKIEAHIYPVMYYNHLVYDTFLIGQGLDSPKNQLYLAILVGYALFITLLGSWLMKKEIR; encoded by the coding sequence ATGAACATCGGTGTCGTTAAAGCCTATATGCTCAAAGAGTTCAAAGAGCTGATCCGATCGAAAATGATCATGATGGTGTATGTCATGCCGACGATGATCATCATTCTTTTCGGATATGGCATCAGAATGGAGGTGACACATGCGAGGACGCTCATTATCGACAACGACCGGAGCAAAATATCGCACGACCTGACGGCCCGTTTCGAGCACTCCAAATATTTCGATACGACCGTTGGGTGGATGAACGAGGATGCGGCGATGAACCGCATCAAAGCGGCGAAAACGGATATCGTGATCATCATTCCCGAAAGTTTCGAAAAGCGCCTTCTCCACCGTCAGCCGACGGAGATCGCCGTCTTTATCGACGGCGCTTTTCCTGTGCGTGCGGCAACGATGGAGAACTACGTCAAAGGGGTTGTATTCAATGCCGCCACACAACTGGTACCGCAGATCCCCCGAAAGCTCATCACCATAGAGAACCGTAACCTTTTCAACCAGGCGATGCGGGACGAAAATGCAATCGTACCGGGATTGATCGGGCTCATTCTCCTCGTCGCGCCTGCCATACTTTCGGCACTGCTCATCGTCAAAGAGAAGGAGGAGGGGACCATCTTCAGCTTTTTCTCCTCACCCGTCAAAAAGAGCGAATTCATCATCGCCAAACTGGTGCCTGCACTTCTTCTTCATTCGGTTAACATCTTCATCCTGTTTCTGTGGGCGACCTGGCTTTTCGAGGTCCCGTTTCGCGGCAGTTTCACCCTCTACTGGTTCGCGAGCGAACTCTATGTGCTCATCAGCCTGGGGGTAGGTATGATGGTCTCCATCATCACCCGGACGCAGATCGTCGCAATCGTGCTGACGATCATCATTACGATCATTCCGGGGTTTCTCTACTCGGGAATGCTGATGCCGATCTCTTCGATGAGCGGTGAATCGAAGATCGAGGCACATATCTACCCTGTGATGTATTACAACCACCTCGTCTACGACACCTTTTTGATCGGGCAGGGGCTCGATTCGCCCAAAAACCAGCTTTATCTTGCAATATTGGTAGGGTATGCCCTTTTTATCACGCTTCTTGGGTCCTGGCTCATGAAAAAGGAGATACGATGA